In the Alkaliphilus flagellatus genome, one interval contains:
- the fabG gene encoding 3-oxoacyl-[acyl-carrier-protein] reductase has product MKFKDKVVLVTGAAQGIGKATALKFAQEGAKVVTVDIKLELMDEVSSEIKELGAELLTYGVNVVNREQIQDMVSDVVAKWGKIDILVNNAGITADSQLTKMEEDAFDKVIAVNLKGVYNCTQIVVPVMVENGGGVILNASSVVGLYGNFGQTNYAATKFGVIGMTKTWAKELGKKGIRVNAVAPGFIGTPMVSKMPDKVIDMMKGKSPLNRLGTPEDIANAYAFLASDEAGFITGTTLSVDGGVVL; this is encoded by the coding sequence ATGAAATTCAAAGATAAAGTAGTTTTAGTTACTGGTGCAGCACAAGGAATTGGGAAGGCAACAGCTCTTAAATTTGCACAAGAGGGAGCAAAGGTTGTAACTGTGGATATAAAACTAGAGTTAATGGATGAAGTTTCTTCAGAAATCAAAGAATTAGGAGCTGAATTATTGACTTATGGAGTAAATGTAGTAAACAGAGAACAGATTCAAGACATGGTATCCGATGTTGTGGCTAAATGGGGTAAAATAGATATATTAGTAAACAATGCAGGAATTACTGCTGACAGTCAGCTTACAAAAATGGAAGAAGATGCTTTTGATAAGGTTATCGCTGTTAATTTAAAAGGCGTATATAATTGTACGCAAATTGTTGTACCTGTAATGGTTGAAAACGGCGGCGGAGTTATTCTAAATGCATCGTCCGTAGTTGGACTTTATGGAAACTTTGGACAGACAAATTATGCAGCTACTAAATTTGGAGTAATCGGTATGACAAAAACATGGGCTAAGGAATTAGGCAAAAAAGGTATTCGTGTAAATGCTGTAGCACCTGGGTTTATTGGAACACCTATGGTTTCTAAAATGCCTGATAAGGTAATAGATATGATGAAAGGAAAATCACCTTTAAACCGATTAGGTACACCAGAGGATATTGCTAATGCTTATGCATTCCTTGCATCAGATGAAGCAGGATTTATCACTGGGACAACTTTAAGTGTAGATGGGGGCGTTGTACTTTAA
- a CDS encoding MaoC family dehydratase, whose protein sequence is MVGKKISELKIGDKAFFQKTITETDVYLYAGITGDLNPAHINEVAAKDSLFKGRIAHGMLTAGLISAVLGMQLPGPGTIYMGQELKFLAPVRFNDTILATVEVIEINIEKNRVKLSTTCTNQEGVDVLSGVATVMPPK, encoded by the coding sequence ATGGTAGGGAAAAAAATTAGCGAATTAAAAATCGGAGATAAAGCTTTTTTTCAAAAAACTATTACTGAGACAGATGTATATTTATATGCTGGAATTACTGGTGATTTAAATCCAGCACATATCAATGAAGTAGCGGCAAAGGACAGCTTGTTTAAAGGAAGAATCGCTCATGGCATGCTAACAGCCGGTTTAATATCTGCTGTATTGGGAATGCAGCTACCTGGACCAGGAACAATTTATATGGGTCAAGAATTAAAGTTTTTAGCTCCAGTAAGATTTAATGATACAATTCTAGCCACTGTAGAAGTAATAGAAATTAATATTGAAAAAAATAGAGTTAAATTAAGTACTACATGTACAAATCAAGAAGGTGTAGATGTTCTATCCGGCGTTGCAACAGTGATGCCACCTAAGTAA
- a CDS encoding acyl-CoA dehydrogenase: MNFSLLKEHLMLKKLYQEFAQKEVEPFAEEVDEKEEFPVETVKKLVRYGFMGIPFPKEYGGSGGDNIAYAMAVEELSKVCATTGVIVSAHTSLCAAPIYEFGTKEQKDKYLYPLASGEKLGAFGLTEPNAGTDASAQQTTAILDGDCYILNGSKIFITNAGYADIYIIMAMTDKSQGTRGISAFIVDADTPGFSVGKKESKLGIKGSSTCELIFENCRIPKENLLGKEGKGFGIAMKTLDGGRIGIAAQALGIAQGALDQTIAYVKERRQFGKPISYFQNTQFQLAEMGTKVEAARLLVYKAAYLKQEGLTYSNEAAMAKLFASETAMEVTVKAVQLHGGYGYTREYSVERMMRDAKITEIYEGTSEVQKMVISAQLLK; this comes from the coding sequence ATGAACTTTAGCTTATTAAAGGAGCATTTAATGCTTAAAAAGTTATATCAAGAGTTTGCCCAAAAGGAAGTAGAGCCATTTGCAGAAGAAGTAGATGAAAAAGAAGAGTTTCCTGTTGAAACAGTAAAAAAGCTAGTCCGTTATGGATTTATGGGAATACCTTTTCCAAAGGAATATGGTGGATCTGGTGGAGATAATATTGCATACGCTATGGCTGTAGAGGAACTTTCTAAGGTATGTGCAACTACTGGGGTTATTGTGTCTGCCCATACATCTCTATGTGCAGCACCTATATATGAATTTGGTACAAAGGAGCAGAAAGACAAATATTTATATCCTTTAGCATCAGGAGAAAAATTAGGAGCTTTTGGATTAACAGAGCCTAATGCAGGCACCGATGCATCTGCTCAGCAAACAACTGCTATATTAGATGGAGATTGTTATATTTTAAATGGAAGTAAAATTTTTATTACGAATGCAGGATACGCAGATATTTATATTATTATGGCTATGACTGATAAGTCTCAAGGAACAAGAGGTATTTCAGCATTTATTGTTGATGCAGATACACCTGGATTTAGTGTGGGCAAAAAAGAATCCAAGCTTGGTATTAAAGGATCATCCACCTGTGAATTGATATTTGAAAACTGTAGAATCCCTAAAGAGAATCTTTTAGGAAAAGAAGGAAAGGGATTTGGTATTGCAATGAAGACCTTGGATGGAGGAAGAATTGGAATAGCAGCTCAAGCCTTAGGAATCGCACAGGGGGCTTTAGATCAAACAATTGCCTATGTAAAGGAAAGAAGGCAGTTTGGAAAACCTATTTCTTACTTCCAAAATACTCAATTTCAATTAGCAGAGATGGGAACGAAAGTTGAAGCAGCTAGGCTTTTGGTATATAAAGCAGCTTATTTAAAGCAAGAGGGATTAACTTACTCAAATGAAGCTGCAATGGCAAAGCTTTTTGCTTCAGAAACAGCCATGGAAGTAACTGTAAAAGCAGTTCAGTTGCATGGAGGCTATGGATATACAAGAGAATATTCTGTAGAGAGAATGATGAGAGATGCCAAAATTACAGAAATATACGAGGGTACATCAGAGGTTCAAAAAATGGTAATCTCTGCACAATTGCTTAAGTAG
- a CDS encoding electron transfer flavoprotein subunit beta/FixA family protein, translated as MKIIVCIKQVPDTTEVKLDPKTGTLIRDGVPSIINPDDKSGLEAALRIKDEIGAHVTVITMGPPQAEVAIREAFAMGADRGILLTDRAFSGADTWATSSTLAAAIRELEYDLVIAGRQAIDGDTAQVGPQIAEHLNLPQVSYVEDLKLDGDKIILKRVFEDGYHMVRVKTPCLITTIKEMNEARYMSIGGIYDAYNNKEVEVWNLSNINVNIGDIGLKGSPTKVKKSFTKGAKTAGKIFVVDAKEAAEIIVDKLKEKYII; from the coding sequence GTGAAAATTATTGTTTGTATAAAACAAGTTCCGGATACAACTGAAGTAAAATTAGATCCAAAAACAGGGACATTAATTCGTGATGGAGTACCTAGTATTATTAATCCAGATGACAAAAGTGGTTTAGAAGCAGCACTAAGGATTAAAGATGAAATAGGAGCTCATGTAACAGTTATAACAATGGGGCCACCACAAGCAGAGGTAGCTATTAGGGAAGCATTTGCTATGGGTGCAGATCGAGGTATTTTATTAACAGATCGTGCTTTTTCAGGAGCGGACACTTGGGCTACATCTAGCACCTTAGCCGCAGCTATTCGAGAGCTAGAATACGATTTAGTTATTGCGGGAAGACAGGCTATAGATGGAGATACTGCACAAGTAGGACCGCAAATAGCAGAGCATTTAAATTTACCTCAGGTAAGCTATGTGGAAGATTTAAAATTAGATGGAGATAAAATAATATTAAAAAGGGTTTTTGAAGACGGATACCATATGGTAAGAGTAAAAACACCTTGTTTAATTACAACGATAAAAGAGATGAATGAAGCAAGATATATGAGTATTGGCGGAATTTATGATGCTTATAACAATAAAGAAGTTGAAGTATGGAATTTAAGTAATATCAATGTGAATATAGGAGATATTGGGCTGAAGGGTTCGCCTACAAAGGTAAAAAAATCCTTTACTAAGGGAGCAAAGACAGCAGGCAAGATTTTTGTAGTGGATGCAAAGGAAGCAGCAGAAATTATAGTAGATAAATTAAAGGAAAAATATATTATATAG